From a region of the Betta splendens chromosome 5, fBetSpl5.4, whole genome shotgun sequence genome:
- the larp4ab gene encoding la-related protein 4 isoform X5 — protein MPAHQNDIPEGTEESAWLHTYPPPAELTDDIPSALGKGCDADYPDSPGDSASLHTEEIGSDIDYPDVAYTVFDPQCELASDDLPKKEPMSEEILRETLKKQLEFCFSRENLYKDLYLMSQMDSDQFVPIWTVACMEHIKSLTTDVDLIRQVLEASPMVQVDETGEKVRPNHSRCIIILREVDETTPVEEVEALFNTENCPKALSVEFAHNCNWYITFKSDMDAQQAFKYLREEVITFQGKPIKARIKAINSFFGINTFCNVDSSVYSQQAQFGSPVYMQQAYSPQQSYPLYPVVSPSWNPTVNPSVMSYFDTPVAPFPNSAFMNGYISPGNYKVNSSSNTHRPISRNRNHMKGHQRPADELPSPPAGTSVDGHTGPLSTTSVPVSFSVFSFGDLSLQPTLPNGDLNMGGRARRGSHRGMRRKKDEEHTSRTVPLIEAKVSPPPKFDLATSNFPPLPGCVVSVQGETVPETRLSDVVRGLKVTTKTAIQGAIETPQTPVSDSITLADKPTPVTRQPVAPPISSVVSTKEEDKAEVPMPKGVISSTQDVLPVASEHAATTCTQPTSPKVQSPPSTLASDLGSRKLSYAEVCQRLSKDPSPVQMPSPPPPPSSATQPLQELEVNRVEEPWSNSKRAAGKPEQARESCPPRQPLRSFRGANGRVRATGLKNREHHRGPNTGKQFSQQRPARQSGKEQNIPPRSPK, from the exons ATGCCTGCCCACCAGAATGACATCCCAGAGGGCACAGAAGAATCTGCTTGGCTGCATACctaccctcctcctgctgagttGACAGATG ACATTCCCTCTGCACTGGGTAAAGGCTGTGATGCAGATTATCCCGACAGTCCTGGTGACTCCGCCTCTTTGCACACAGAGGAAATTGGGAGTGACATTGACTACCCAGACGTGGCGTACACAGTCTTTGACCCACAGTGTGAATTGGCCTCTGATGATCTTCCTAAAAAAGAGCCCATGTCTGAGGAGATCCTAAGAGAGACCTTGAAGAAGCAGCTTGAGTTCTGCTTTTCCAG GGAGAACCTGTATAAGGACCTTTACCTGATGTCCCAGATGGACAGTGACCAGTTTGTTCCCATCTGGACTGTTGCTTGCATGGAGCACATAAAGTCACTTACCACCGATGTGGATCTCATTCGACAAGTACTGGAAG cCTCTCCCATGGTGCAGGTCGATGAAACAGGAGAGAAGGTTCGACCTAACCACAGCCGCTGCATCATTATTCTGAGAGAAGTAGATGAGACTACGCCAGTGGAG GAAGTGGAGGCGCTCTTCAACACTGAAAACTGCCCAAAAGCATTaagtgtggagtttgcacacaATTGCAACTGGTACATAACATTTAAATCTGACATGGATGCACAACAG GCTTTCAAATACCTGAGAGAGGAAGTAATAACGTTCCAGGGGAAACCAATTAAG GCCCGCATTAAAGCCATTAACTCATTTTTTGGTATAAACACCTTCTGCAATGTGGACTCAAGTGTTTACAGTCAACAAGCCCAGTTTGGCTCTCCAGTCTATATGCAGCAGGCATACAGCCCTCAGCAGTCGTATCCTCTCTATCCTGTGGTCTCGCCATCCTGGAATCCTACAGTCAACCCCTCCGTCATGTCTTATTTTGATACCCCTGTT GCACCTTTCCCTAACAGTGCATTCATGAATGGTTACATTAGTCCTGGGAATTACAAAGTCAACTCCAGCTCAAACACCCATCGACCTATTAGCAGGAACCG AAATCATATGAAAGGTCATCAAAGGCCTGCTGATGAGTTACCCTCTCCACCTGCGGGTACATCAGTGGATGGCCATACTGGTCCCTTGAGCACCACTTCAGTACCagtttctttctctgtcttcaGCTTTGGAGACCTTTCTCTCCAGCCCACTTTACCCAATGGAGATCTTAACATGGGTGGACGAGCCAG GAGAGGAAGCCACAGAGGCATGAGACGGAAAAAAGATGAAGAACATACCTCG AGAACCGTTCCTTTAATAGAGGCCAAGGTATCACCACCACCAAAATTTGACCTGGCAACTTCCAATTTTCCTCCATTGCCGGGATGTGTGGTCAGTGTACAAGGGGAAACTGTGCCAGAGACTCGCCTCTCTGACGTTGTACGTGGCCTGAAGGTGACCACCAAG actgcGATTCAAGGTGCTATTGAGACTCCACAAACACCTGTCTCAGACTCCATAACCTTGGCTGATAAACCTACACCTGTAACACGTCAACCAGTAGCTCCCCCAATCTCAAG TGTTGTGTCTACAAAggaggaagacaaagctgaagttCCTATGCCAAAAGGAGTAATCTCATCTACACAGGATGTTCTTCCAGTGGCTTCTGAACACGCCGCCACCACCTGCACTCAGCCCACTTCTCCAAAAGTGCAGTCACCTCCCAGCACTCTAGCATCAGATCTG GGGTCAAGAAAGCTCAGCTATGCAGAGGTGTGCCAGAGACTGTCAAAGGACCCGTCTCCAGTACAgatgccttctcctcctcctcctccctcttctgcCACTCAACCTTTGCAGGAACTCGAGGTCAACAGGGTTGAAGAGCCTTGGTCTAACTCAAAGCGCGCTGCAGGCAAGCCGGAGCAAGCCCGAGAGAGCTGCCCCCCTCGCCAACCACTGCGCTCCTTCAGAGGGGCAAATGGCAGAGTGAGAGCCACAGGTCTGAAGAATCGAGAACATCACAGAGGTCCTAATACTGGTAAACAGTTCTCACAACAGCGACCAGCCAGACAGAGTGGCAAGGAGCAGAACATACCCCCAAGGTCACCAAAATAA
- the larp4ab gene encoding la-related protein 4 isoform X4, producing MLAVTQLRLSSNQNARHKGHGKGPRRPSLLTEVTTNGAGLNPNAKVWQEMPAHQNDIPEGTEESAWLHTYPPPAELTDDIPSALGKGCDADYPDSPGDSASLHTEEIGSDIDYPDVAYTVFDPQCELASDDLPKKEPMSEEILRETLKKQLEFCFSRENLYKDLYLMSQMDSDQFVPIWTVACMEHIKSLTTDVDLIRQVLEASPMVQVDETGEKVRPNHSRCIIILREVDETTPVEEVEALFNTENCPKALSVEFAHNCNWYITFKSDMDAQQAFKYLREEVITFQGKPIKARIKAINSFFGINTFCNVDSSVYSQQAQFGSPVYMQQAYSPQQSYPLYPVVSPSWNPTVNPSVMSYFDTPVAPFPNSAFMNGYISPGNYKVNSSSNTHRPISRNRFGDLSLQPTLPNGDLNMGGRARRGSHRGMRRKKDEEHTSRTVPLIEAKVSPPPKFDLATSNFPPLPGCVVSVQGETVPETRLSDVVRGLKVTTKTAIQGAIETPQTPVSDSITLADKPTPVTRQPVAPPISSVVSTKEEDKAEVPMPKGVISSTQDVLPVASEHAATTCTQPTSPKVQSPPSTLASDLGSRKLSYAEVCQRLSKDPSPVQMPSPPPPPSSATQPLQELEVNRVEEPWSNSKRAAGKPEQARESCPPRQPLRSFRGANGRVRATGLKNREHHRGPNTGKQFSQQRPARQSGKEQNIPPRSPK from the exons ATGTTAGCTGTTACACAATTGAGGCTAAGTAGCAACCAGAATGCCCGGCATAAAGGTCACGGCAAAGGGCCGCGGAGACCTTCGCTTTTGACGGAG GTTACCACAAATGGAGCCGGTCTGAATCCCAATGCTAAAGTGTGGCAGGAAATGCCTGCCCACCAGAATGACATCCCAGAGGGCACAGAAGAATCTGCTTGGCTGCATACctaccctcctcctgctgagttGACAGATG ACATTCCCTCTGCACTGGGTAAAGGCTGTGATGCAGATTATCCCGACAGTCCTGGTGACTCCGCCTCTTTGCACACAGAGGAAATTGGGAGTGACATTGACTACCCAGACGTGGCGTACACAGTCTTTGACCCACAGTGTGAATTGGCCTCTGATGATCTTCCTAAAAAAGAGCCCATGTCTGAGGAGATCCTAAGAGAGACCTTGAAGAAGCAGCTTGAGTTCTGCTTTTCCAG GGAGAACCTGTATAAGGACCTTTACCTGATGTCCCAGATGGACAGTGACCAGTTTGTTCCCATCTGGACTGTTGCTTGCATGGAGCACATAAAGTCACTTACCACCGATGTGGATCTCATTCGACAAGTACTGGAAG cCTCTCCCATGGTGCAGGTCGATGAAACAGGAGAGAAGGTTCGACCTAACCACAGCCGCTGCATCATTATTCTGAGAGAAGTAGATGAGACTACGCCAGTGGAG GAAGTGGAGGCGCTCTTCAACACTGAAAACTGCCCAAAAGCATTaagtgtggagtttgcacacaATTGCAACTGGTACATAACATTTAAATCTGACATGGATGCACAACAG GCTTTCAAATACCTGAGAGAGGAAGTAATAACGTTCCAGGGGAAACCAATTAAG GCCCGCATTAAAGCCATTAACTCATTTTTTGGTATAAACACCTTCTGCAATGTGGACTCAAGTGTTTACAGTCAACAAGCCCAGTTTGGCTCTCCAGTCTATATGCAGCAGGCATACAGCCCTCAGCAGTCGTATCCTCTCTATCCTGTGGTCTCGCCATCCTGGAATCCTACAGTCAACCCCTCCGTCATGTCTTATTTTGATACCCCTGTT GCACCTTTCCCTAACAGTGCATTCATGAATGGTTACATTAGTCCTGGGAATTACAAAGTCAACTCCAGCTCAAACACCCATCGACCTATTAGCAGGAACCG CTTTGGAGACCTTTCTCTCCAGCCCACTTTACCCAATGGAGATCTTAACATGGGTGGACGAGCCAG GAGAGGAAGCCACAGAGGCATGAGACGGAAAAAAGATGAAGAACATACCTCG AGAACCGTTCCTTTAATAGAGGCCAAGGTATCACCACCACCAAAATTTGACCTGGCAACTTCCAATTTTCCTCCATTGCCGGGATGTGTGGTCAGTGTACAAGGGGAAACTGTGCCAGAGACTCGCCTCTCTGACGTTGTACGTGGCCTGAAGGTGACCACCAAG actgcGATTCAAGGTGCTATTGAGACTCCACAAACACCTGTCTCAGACTCCATAACCTTGGCTGATAAACCTACACCTGTAACACGTCAACCAGTAGCTCCCCCAATCTCAAG TGTTGTGTCTACAAAggaggaagacaaagctgaagttCCTATGCCAAAAGGAGTAATCTCATCTACACAGGATGTTCTTCCAGTGGCTTCTGAACACGCCGCCACCACCTGCACTCAGCCCACTTCTCCAAAAGTGCAGTCACCTCCCAGCACTCTAGCATCAGATCTG GGGTCAAGAAAGCTCAGCTATGCAGAGGTGTGCCAGAGACTGTCAAAGGACCCGTCTCCAGTACAgatgccttctcctcctcctcctccctcttctgcCACTCAACCTTTGCAGGAACTCGAGGTCAACAGGGTTGAAGAGCCTTGGTCTAACTCAAAGCGCGCTGCAGGCAAGCCGGAGCAAGCCCGAGAGAGCTGCCCCCCTCGCCAACCACTGCGCTCCTTCAGAGGGGCAAATGGCAGAGTGAGAGCCACAGGTCTGAAGAATCGAGAACATCACAGAGGTCCTAATACTGGTAAACAGTTCTCACAACAGCGACCAGCCAGACAGAGTGGCAAGGAGCAGAACATACCCCCAAGGTCACCAAAATAA
- the larp4ab gene encoding la-related protein 4 isoform X3 codes for MVTTNGAGLNPNAKVWQEMPAHQNDIPEGTEESAWLHTYPPPAELTDDIPSALGKGCDADYPDSPGDSASLHTEEIGSDIDYPDVAYTVFDPQCELASDDLPKKEPMSEEILRETLKKQLEFCFSRENLYKDLYLMSQMDSDQFVPIWTVACMEHIKSLTTDVDLIRQVLEASPMVQVDETGEKVRPNHSRCIIILREVDETTPVEEVEALFNTENCPKALSVEFAHNCNWYITFKSDMDAQQAFKYLREEVITFQGKPIKARIKAINSFFGINTFCNVDSSVYSQQAQFGSPVYMQQAYSPQQSYPLYPVVSPSWNPTVNPSVMSYFDTPVAPFPNSAFMNGYISPGNYKVNSSSNTHRPISRNRNHMKGHQRPADELPSPPAGTSVDGHTGPLSTTSVPVSFSVFSFGDLSLQPTLPNGDLNMGGRARRGSHRGMRRKKDEEHTSRTVPLIEAKVSPPPKFDLATSNFPPLPGCVVSVQGETVPETRLSDVVRGLKVTTKTAIQGAIETPQTPVSDSITLADKPTPVTRQPVAPPISSVVSTKEEDKAEVPMPKGVISSTQDVLPVASEHAATTCTQPTSPKVQSPPSTLASDLGSRKLSYAEVCQRLSKDPSPVQMPSPPPPPSSATQPLQELEVNRVEEPWSNSKRAAGKPEQARESCPPRQPLRSFRGANGRVRATGLKNREHHRGPNTGKQFSQQRPARQSGKEQNIPPRSPK; via the exons ATG GTTACCACAAATGGAGCCGGTCTGAATCCCAATGCTAAAGTGTGGCAGGAAATGCCTGCCCACCAGAATGACATCCCAGAGGGCACAGAAGAATCTGCTTGGCTGCATACctaccctcctcctgctgagttGACAGATG ACATTCCCTCTGCACTGGGTAAAGGCTGTGATGCAGATTATCCCGACAGTCCTGGTGACTCCGCCTCTTTGCACACAGAGGAAATTGGGAGTGACATTGACTACCCAGACGTGGCGTACACAGTCTTTGACCCACAGTGTGAATTGGCCTCTGATGATCTTCCTAAAAAAGAGCCCATGTCTGAGGAGATCCTAAGAGAGACCTTGAAGAAGCAGCTTGAGTTCTGCTTTTCCAG GGAGAACCTGTATAAGGACCTTTACCTGATGTCCCAGATGGACAGTGACCAGTTTGTTCCCATCTGGACTGTTGCTTGCATGGAGCACATAAAGTCACTTACCACCGATGTGGATCTCATTCGACAAGTACTGGAAG cCTCTCCCATGGTGCAGGTCGATGAAACAGGAGAGAAGGTTCGACCTAACCACAGCCGCTGCATCATTATTCTGAGAGAAGTAGATGAGACTACGCCAGTGGAG GAAGTGGAGGCGCTCTTCAACACTGAAAACTGCCCAAAAGCATTaagtgtggagtttgcacacaATTGCAACTGGTACATAACATTTAAATCTGACATGGATGCACAACAG GCTTTCAAATACCTGAGAGAGGAAGTAATAACGTTCCAGGGGAAACCAATTAAG GCCCGCATTAAAGCCATTAACTCATTTTTTGGTATAAACACCTTCTGCAATGTGGACTCAAGTGTTTACAGTCAACAAGCCCAGTTTGGCTCTCCAGTCTATATGCAGCAGGCATACAGCCCTCAGCAGTCGTATCCTCTCTATCCTGTGGTCTCGCCATCCTGGAATCCTACAGTCAACCCCTCCGTCATGTCTTATTTTGATACCCCTGTT GCACCTTTCCCTAACAGTGCATTCATGAATGGTTACATTAGTCCTGGGAATTACAAAGTCAACTCCAGCTCAAACACCCATCGACCTATTAGCAGGAACCG AAATCATATGAAAGGTCATCAAAGGCCTGCTGATGAGTTACCCTCTCCACCTGCGGGTACATCAGTGGATGGCCATACTGGTCCCTTGAGCACCACTTCAGTACCagtttctttctctgtcttcaGCTTTGGAGACCTTTCTCTCCAGCCCACTTTACCCAATGGAGATCTTAACATGGGTGGACGAGCCAG GAGAGGAAGCCACAGAGGCATGAGACGGAAAAAAGATGAAGAACATACCTCG AGAACCGTTCCTTTAATAGAGGCCAAGGTATCACCACCACCAAAATTTGACCTGGCAACTTCCAATTTTCCTCCATTGCCGGGATGTGTGGTCAGTGTACAAGGGGAAACTGTGCCAGAGACTCGCCTCTCTGACGTTGTACGTGGCCTGAAGGTGACCACCAAG actgcGATTCAAGGTGCTATTGAGACTCCACAAACACCTGTCTCAGACTCCATAACCTTGGCTGATAAACCTACACCTGTAACACGTCAACCAGTAGCTCCCCCAATCTCAAG TGTTGTGTCTACAAAggaggaagacaaagctgaagttCCTATGCCAAAAGGAGTAATCTCATCTACACAGGATGTTCTTCCAGTGGCTTCTGAACACGCCGCCACCACCTGCACTCAGCCCACTTCTCCAAAAGTGCAGTCACCTCCCAGCACTCTAGCATCAGATCTG GGGTCAAGAAAGCTCAGCTATGCAGAGGTGTGCCAGAGACTGTCAAAGGACCCGTCTCCAGTACAgatgccttctcctcctcctcctccctcttctgcCACTCAACCTTTGCAGGAACTCGAGGTCAACAGGGTTGAAGAGCCTTGGTCTAACTCAAAGCGCGCTGCAGGCAAGCCGGAGCAAGCCCGAGAGAGCTGCCCCCCTCGCCAACCACTGCGCTCCTTCAGAGGGGCAAATGGCAGAGTGAGAGCCACAGGTCTGAAGAATCGAGAACATCACAGAGGTCCTAATACTGGTAAACAGTTCTCACAACAGCGACCAGCCAGACAGAGTGGCAAGGAGCAGAACATACCCCCAAGGTCACCAAAATAA
- the larp4ab gene encoding la-related protein 4 isoform X2, whose protein sequence is MLAVTQLRLSSNQNARHKGHGKGPRRPSLLTEVTTNGAGLNPNAKVWQEMPAHQNDIPEGTEESAWLHTYPPPAELTDEEIGSDIDYPDVAYTVFDPQCELASDDLPKKEPMSEEILRETLKKQLEFCFSRENLYKDLYLMSQMDSDQFVPIWTVACMEHIKSLTTDVDLIRQVLEASPMVQVDETGEKVRPNHSRCIIILREVDETTPVEEVEALFNTENCPKALSVEFAHNCNWYITFKSDMDAQQAFKYLREEVITFQGKPIKARIKAINSFFGINTFCNVDSSVYSQQAQFGSPVYMQQAYSPQQSYPLYPVVSPSWNPTVNPSVMSYFDTPVAPFPNSAFMNGYISPGNYKVNSSSNTHRPISRNRNHMKGHQRPADELPSPPAGTSVDGHTGPLSTTSVPVSFSVFSFGDLSLQPTLPNGDLNMGGRARRGSHRGMRRKKDEEHTSRTVPLIEAKVSPPPKFDLATSNFPPLPGCVVSVQGETVPETRLSDVVRGLKVTTKTAIQGAIETPQTPVSDSITLADKPTPVTRQPVAPPISSVVSTKEEDKAEVPMPKGVISSTQDVLPVASEHAATTCTQPTSPKVQSPPSTLASDLGSRKLSYAEVCQRLSKDPSPVQMPSPPPPPSSATQPLQELEVNRVEEPWSNSKRAAGKPEQARESCPPRQPLRSFRGANGRVRATGLKNREHHRGPNTGKQFSQQRPARQSGKEQNIPPRSPK, encoded by the exons ATGTTAGCTGTTACACAATTGAGGCTAAGTAGCAACCAGAATGCCCGGCATAAAGGTCACGGCAAAGGGCCGCGGAGACCTTCGCTTTTGACGGAG GTTACCACAAATGGAGCCGGTCTGAATCCCAATGCTAAAGTGTGGCAGGAAATGCCTGCCCACCAGAATGACATCCCAGAGGGCACAGAAGAATCTGCTTGGCTGCATACctaccctcctcctgctgagttGACAGATG AGGAAATTGGGAGTGACATTGACTACCCAGACGTGGCGTACACAGTCTTTGACCCACAGTGTGAATTGGCCTCTGATGATCTTCCTAAAAAAGAGCCCATGTCTGAGGAGATCCTAAGAGAGACCTTGAAGAAGCAGCTTGAGTTCTGCTTTTCCAG GGAGAACCTGTATAAGGACCTTTACCTGATGTCCCAGATGGACAGTGACCAGTTTGTTCCCATCTGGACTGTTGCTTGCATGGAGCACATAAAGTCACTTACCACCGATGTGGATCTCATTCGACAAGTACTGGAAG cCTCTCCCATGGTGCAGGTCGATGAAACAGGAGAGAAGGTTCGACCTAACCACAGCCGCTGCATCATTATTCTGAGAGAAGTAGATGAGACTACGCCAGTGGAG GAAGTGGAGGCGCTCTTCAACACTGAAAACTGCCCAAAAGCATTaagtgtggagtttgcacacaATTGCAACTGGTACATAACATTTAAATCTGACATGGATGCACAACAG GCTTTCAAATACCTGAGAGAGGAAGTAATAACGTTCCAGGGGAAACCAATTAAG GCCCGCATTAAAGCCATTAACTCATTTTTTGGTATAAACACCTTCTGCAATGTGGACTCAAGTGTTTACAGTCAACAAGCCCAGTTTGGCTCTCCAGTCTATATGCAGCAGGCATACAGCCCTCAGCAGTCGTATCCTCTCTATCCTGTGGTCTCGCCATCCTGGAATCCTACAGTCAACCCCTCCGTCATGTCTTATTTTGATACCCCTGTT GCACCTTTCCCTAACAGTGCATTCATGAATGGTTACATTAGTCCTGGGAATTACAAAGTCAACTCCAGCTCAAACACCCATCGACCTATTAGCAGGAACCG AAATCATATGAAAGGTCATCAAAGGCCTGCTGATGAGTTACCCTCTCCACCTGCGGGTACATCAGTGGATGGCCATACTGGTCCCTTGAGCACCACTTCAGTACCagtttctttctctgtcttcaGCTTTGGAGACCTTTCTCTCCAGCCCACTTTACCCAATGGAGATCTTAACATGGGTGGACGAGCCAG GAGAGGAAGCCACAGAGGCATGAGACGGAAAAAAGATGAAGAACATACCTCG AGAACCGTTCCTTTAATAGAGGCCAAGGTATCACCACCACCAAAATTTGACCTGGCAACTTCCAATTTTCCTCCATTGCCGGGATGTGTGGTCAGTGTACAAGGGGAAACTGTGCCAGAGACTCGCCTCTCTGACGTTGTACGTGGCCTGAAGGTGACCACCAAG actgcGATTCAAGGTGCTATTGAGACTCCACAAACACCTGTCTCAGACTCCATAACCTTGGCTGATAAACCTACACCTGTAACACGTCAACCAGTAGCTCCCCCAATCTCAAG TGTTGTGTCTACAAAggaggaagacaaagctgaagttCCTATGCCAAAAGGAGTAATCTCATCTACACAGGATGTTCTTCCAGTGGCTTCTGAACACGCCGCCACCACCTGCACTCAGCCCACTTCTCCAAAAGTGCAGTCACCTCCCAGCACTCTAGCATCAGATCTG GGGTCAAGAAAGCTCAGCTATGCAGAGGTGTGCCAGAGACTGTCAAAGGACCCGTCTCCAGTACAgatgccttctcctcctcctcctccctcttctgcCACTCAACCTTTGCAGGAACTCGAGGTCAACAGGGTTGAAGAGCCTTGGTCTAACTCAAAGCGCGCTGCAGGCAAGCCGGAGCAAGCCCGAGAGAGCTGCCCCCCTCGCCAACCACTGCGCTCCTTCAGAGGGGCAAATGGCAGAGTGAGAGCCACAGGTCTGAAGAATCGAGAACATCACAGAGGTCCTAATACTGGTAAACAGTTCTCACAACAGCGACCAGCCAGACAGAGTGGCAAGGAGCAGAACATACCCCCAAGGTCACCAAAATAA
- the larp4ab gene encoding la-related protein 4 isoform X1 yields MLAVTQLRLSSNQNARHKGHGKGPRRPSLLTEVTTNGAGLNPNAKVWQEMPAHQNDIPEGTEESAWLHTYPPPAELTDDIPSALGKGCDADYPDSPGDSASLHTEEIGSDIDYPDVAYTVFDPQCELASDDLPKKEPMSEEILRETLKKQLEFCFSRENLYKDLYLMSQMDSDQFVPIWTVACMEHIKSLTTDVDLIRQVLEASPMVQVDETGEKVRPNHSRCIIILREVDETTPVEEVEALFNTENCPKALSVEFAHNCNWYITFKSDMDAQQAFKYLREEVITFQGKPIKARIKAINSFFGINTFCNVDSSVYSQQAQFGSPVYMQQAYSPQQSYPLYPVVSPSWNPTVNPSVMSYFDTPVAPFPNSAFMNGYISPGNYKVNSSSNTHRPISRNRNHMKGHQRPADELPSPPAGTSVDGHTGPLSTTSVPVSFSVFSFGDLSLQPTLPNGDLNMGGRARRGSHRGMRRKKDEEHTSRTVPLIEAKVSPPPKFDLATSNFPPLPGCVVSVQGETVPETRLSDVVRGLKVTTKTAIQGAIETPQTPVSDSITLADKPTPVTRQPVAPPISSVVSTKEEDKAEVPMPKGVISSTQDVLPVASEHAATTCTQPTSPKVQSPPSTLASDLGSRKLSYAEVCQRLSKDPSPVQMPSPPPPPSSATQPLQELEVNRVEEPWSNSKRAAGKPEQARESCPPRQPLRSFRGANGRVRATGLKNREHHRGPNTGKQFSQQRPARQSGKEQNIPPRSPK; encoded by the exons ATGTTAGCTGTTACACAATTGAGGCTAAGTAGCAACCAGAATGCCCGGCATAAAGGTCACGGCAAAGGGCCGCGGAGACCTTCGCTTTTGACGGAG GTTACCACAAATGGAGCCGGTCTGAATCCCAATGCTAAAGTGTGGCAGGAAATGCCTGCCCACCAGAATGACATCCCAGAGGGCACAGAAGAATCTGCTTGGCTGCATACctaccctcctcctgctgagttGACAGATG ACATTCCCTCTGCACTGGGTAAAGGCTGTGATGCAGATTATCCCGACAGTCCTGGTGACTCCGCCTCTTTGCACACAGAGGAAATTGGGAGTGACATTGACTACCCAGACGTGGCGTACACAGTCTTTGACCCACAGTGTGAATTGGCCTCTGATGATCTTCCTAAAAAAGAGCCCATGTCTGAGGAGATCCTAAGAGAGACCTTGAAGAAGCAGCTTGAGTTCTGCTTTTCCAG GGAGAACCTGTATAAGGACCTTTACCTGATGTCCCAGATGGACAGTGACCAGTTTGTTCCCATCTGGACTGTTGCTTGCATGGAGCACATAAAGTCACTTACCACCGATGTGGATCTCATTCGACAAGTACTGGAAG cCTCTCCCATGGTGCAGGTCGATGAAACAGGAGAGAAGGTTCGACCTAACCACAGCCGCTGCATCATTATTCTGAGAGAAGTAGATGAGACTACGCCAGTGGAG GAAGTGGAGGCGCTCTTCAACACTGAAAACTGCCCAAAAGCATTaagtgtggagtttgcacacaATTGCAACTGGTACATAACATTTAAATCTGACATGGATGCACAACAG GCTTTCAAATACCTGAGAGAGGAAGTAATAACGTTCCAGGGGAAACCAATTAAG GCCCGCATTAAAGCCATTAACTCATTTTTTGGTATAAACACCTTCTGCAATGTGGACTCAAGTGTTTACAGTCAACAAGCCCAGTTTGGCTCTCCAGTCTATATGCAGCAGGCATACAGCCCTCAGCAGTCGTATCCTCTCTATCCTGTGGTCTCGCCATCCTGGAATCCTACAGTCAACCCCTCCGTCATGTCTTATTTTGATACCCCTGTT GCACCTTTCCCTAACAGTGCATTCATGAATGGTTACATTAGTCCTGGGAATTACAAAGTCAACTCCAGCTCAAACACCCATCGACCTATTAGCAGGAACCG AAATCATATGAAAGGTCATCAAAGGCCTGCTGATGAGTTACCCTCTCCACCTGCGGGTACATCAGTGGATGGCCATACTGGTCCCTTGAGCACCACTTCAGTACCagtttctttctctgtcttcaGCTTTGGAGACCTTTCTCTCCAGCCCACTTTACCCAATGGAGATCTTAACATGGGTGGACGAGCCAG GAGAGGAAGCCACAGAGGCATGAGACGGAAAAAAGATGAAGAACATACCTCG AGAACCGTTCCTTTAATAGAGGCCAAGGTATCACCACCACCAAAATTTGACCTGGCAACTTCCAATTTTCCTCCATTGCCGGGATGTGTGGTCAGTGTACAAGGGGAAACTGTGCCAGAGACTCGCCTCTCTGACGTTGTACGTGGCCTGAAGGTGACCACCAAG actgcGATTCAAGGTGCTATTGAGACTCCACAAACACCTGTCTCAGACTCCATAACCTTGGCTGATAAACCTACACCTGTAACACGTCAACCAGTAGCTCCCCCAATCTCAAG TGTTGTGTCTACAAAggaggaagacaaagctgaagttCCTATGCCAAAAGGAGTAATCTCATCTACACAGGATGTTCTTCCAGTGGCTTCTGAACACGCCGCCACCACCTGCACTCAGCCCACTTCTCCAAAAGTGCAGTCACCTCCCAGCACTCTAGCATCAGATCTG GGGTCAAGAAAGCTCAGCTATGCAGAGGTGTGCCAGAGACTGTCAAAGGACCCGTCTCCAGTACAgatgccttctcctcctcctcctccctcttctgcCACTCAACCTTTGCAGGAACTCGAGGTCAACAGGGTTGAAGAGCCTTGGTCTAACTCAAAGCGCGCTGCAGGCAAGCCGGAGCAAGCCCGAGAGAGCTGCCCCCCTCGCCAACCACTGCGCTCCTTCAGAGGGGCAAATGGCAGAGTGAGAGCCACAGGTCTGAAGAATCGAGAACATCACAGAGGTCCTAATACTGGTAAACAGTTCTCACAACAGCGACCAGCCAGACAGAGTGGCAAGGAGCAGAACATACCCCCAAGGTCACCAAAATAA